In the Verrucomicrobiota bacterium genome, one interval contains:
- a CDS encoding twin-arginine translocation signal domain-containing protein has product MNRGRNELPGTRREFLRAISLGGAAAGLGGLSAIAQPAPPTKRDKALIAITLDLEMARNFPKWHDTEWDYIKGNLNDEAKRYAVEAARRVRARGAMIHFFAVGRTLEQENVDWLKQLHADGHPIGNHTYDHVYVLATTPDDLQYRFRRAPWLIAGKPPAQVIRENVQLCTDAMRMRLGFGPDGFRAPGGFENGLTGRTDVQQMLLDCGFKWVSAKYPKHRYGNPTEPATKAVLDDIVRAQADAQPFVYPTGLIDVPMSPISDIGAFRNARWKLDDFLRAIRLGVEWSIENRAVYDFLAHPSVLYPNDPEFKAIELICELVKQAGDRAAIVSLDTIAKQLTPSSR; this is encoded by the coding sequence CGAATTTCTCCGAGCCATTTCGCTGGGCGGCGCCGCTGCGGGCCTCGGCGGCCTGAGTGCTATTGCTCAACCAGCTCCGCCGACCAAACGCGACAAGGCTCTCATCGCCATCACGCTCGACCTCGAAATGGCGCGCAATTTTCCCAAGTGGCACGACACAGAATGGGATTACATCAAGGGCAATCTCAACGACGAGGCCAAGCGCTACGCCGTCGAAGCCGCGCGGCGCGTGAGGGCGCGCGGCGCCATGATTCATTTCTTCGCCGTCGGTCGCACACTTGAACAGGAGAACGTGGACTGGCTGAAACAACTTCACGCGGACGGTCACCCCATTGGCAATCACACCTACGACCACGTGTATGTGCTGGCCACCACGCCGGACGACCTCCAATACCGTTTCAGACGCGCGCCGTGGTTGATCGCGGGCAAGCCGCCGGCGCAGGTTATTCGCGAGAATGTCCAGCTCTGCACGGACGCCATGCGGATGCGGCTCGGCTTCGGTCCGGACGGTTTTCGCGCACCTGGTGGTTTTGAGAACGGATTGACCGGCCGCACCGACGTGCAACAGATGTTGCTCGACTGTGGTTTCAAATGGGTGAGCGCCAAGTATCCGAAGCATCGCTACGGCAATCCTACCGAGCCGGCGACCAAGGCTGTGCTCGACGACATCGTCCGCGCCCAAGCCGACGCGCAACCGTTTGTCTATCCGACCGGATTGATTGATGTGCCGATGAGTCCGATCAGCGACATCGGCGCATTCCGCAACGCGCGTTGGAAGCTCGACGATTTCCTGCGCGCCATCCGACTCGGCGTCGAGTGGTCCATTGAGAATCGCGCCGTGTATGATTTTCTCGCGCATCCATCCGTGCTTTATCCCAACGACCCGGAGTTCAAGGCGATTGAATTGATTTGCGAACTGGTGAAGCAAGCTGGCGACCGCGCCGCGATTGTCAGCCTCGATACGATTGCCAAACAGCTAACACCCTCATCGCGCTGA